One genomic region from Mycobacterium basiliense encodes:
- a CDS encoding DUF503 domain-containing protein has protein sequence MWIGWLEFDVLLGDVRSLKQKRSVIRPVVAELRRKFSVAAAETGSHDLHRRAGIGVATVSGDRNHVVDVLDAAERLVAAHPEFELLSVRRSLHRSDDWPS, from the coding sequence ATGTGGATCGGCTGGTTGGAGTTCGATGTGTTGCTGGGCGACGTGCGATCACTGAAACAGAAGCGATCGGTGATTCGACCGGTCGTCGCGGAGCTCAGACGCAAGTTCAGCGTTGCCGCCGCCGAGACGGGCTCACACGATCTGCATCGAAGGGCGGGCATCGGGGTGGCCACGGTATCCGGTGACCGCAATCATGTCGTTGATGTCCTCGACGCGGCCGAACGCCTGGTGGCTGCGCATCCCGAATTCGAATTGCTCTCCGTCCGCCGGTCCTTGCATCGCAGCGACGACTGGCCCAGCTAG
- the trmI gene encoding tRNA (adenine(58)-N(1))-methyltransferase TrmI, which produces MSATGSFHVGERVQLTDAKGRHYTITLTSGAEFHTHRGRIAHDAIIGRQQGSVVKSSNGALFLVLRPLLVDYVMSMPRGPQVIYPKDAAQIVHEGDIFPGARVLEAGAGSGALTLPLLRAVGPAGQVISYEQRADHAEHARRNVTNFCGEAPGNWQLIIGDVADSELPDDSFDRAVLDMLAPWEVLDSVSRLVVAGGVLMIYVATVTQLSRVVEAVRTQQCWTEPRSWETLQRGWNVVGLAVRPQHSMRGHTAFLVTARRLAPGAVAPAPLGRKREGRDG; this is translated from the coding sequence GTGTCCGCAACCGGTTCGTTTCACGTCGGCGAACGCGTCCAGCTCACCGACGCCAAGGGCCGCCACTACACCATTACTCTCACGTCGGGCGCAGAATTTCACACCCATCGCGGCCGCATTGCCCACGACGCGATCATCGGTCGTCAGCAGGGCAGCGTCGTCAAGTCCAGCAACGGCGCCCTGTTCCTGGTGCTGCGCCCACTGCTGGTCGACTACGTGATGTCGATGCCGCGCGGGCCTCAAGTGATCTACCCCAAGGACGCCGCCCAGATCGTGCACGAAGGTGATATCTTCCCCGGCGCCCGGGTGCTCGAGGCAGGCGCCGGATCCGGAGCGCTCACCTTGCCGTTGCTGCGAGCGGTCGGGCCAGCGGGGCAGGTGATCTCCTACGAACAGCGCGCCGATCATGCCGAGCACGCGCGTCGCAACGTGACCAACTTTTGCGGCGAGGCGCCGGGCAACTGGCAACTGATCATCGGCGATGTCGCGGACTCCGAGCTGCCCGACGACTCCTTCGACCGGGCGGTACTGGACATGTTGGCCCCGTGGGAAGTGCTCGACTCGGTCTCCAGGCTGGTTGTCGCCGGCGGCGTGTTGATGATCTACGTGGCGACCGTCACCCAGTTATCGCGGGTGGTGGAGGCGGTGCGGACTCAACAGTGCTGGACCGAACCGCGATCGTGGGAGACGCTGCAACGCGGTTGGAATGTCGTCGGGCTGGCTGTGCGGCCGCAGCATTCGATGCGTGGGCATACCGCCTTCCTGGTGACCGCCCGCCGGTTGGCACCGGGAGCGGTCGCCCCGGCGCCGCTTGGTCGTAAGCGCGAAGGACGCGATGGCTAG